Proteins co-encoded in one Pleurodeles waltl isolate 20211129_DDA chromosome 1_2, aPleWal1.hap1.20221129, whole genome shotgun sequence genomic window:
- the LOC138253431 gene encoding uncharacterized protein F54H12.2-like produces MFNQVDITLGDRLITQNDNMYAYRACMESILNYSSDALVTQHSAGLFYKDTYAKFENTTLDGPNTGFVKRASFSTGSREFDLLRRIHSDLFFQDKLIVNGIDLKIKLNRNKDACCLIAEGAEQYKLLIQSTSLYVKRVNVSPTVRLAHAEALQLLNTKYAIEWVSMKVYSIPDGTRLTQQQNVFLGKLSKLVFIVFVDNTAFSGVPTSNPFNFKHYGINYAALVHEGAVIPAKPYTPNFGSANFMREYLGLLSITGKHLPDLGLIASCEGYSAGYMLFAFDLSLDLEDGDHYSLLKNGNLKAEICFSAALTVNVNMVVFGVFDSVIQVNHAQQILFDYL; encoded by the coding sequence atgtttaatcaggtggacattaccCTGGGTGACAGACTCATCACGCAAAATGacaacatgtatgcctacagggcatgTATGGAAAGTATTCTGAACTACAGCAGCGATGCCTTGGTCACACAGCATTCAGCTGGGCTtttctacaaagatacttatgCTAAGTTTGAAAACACTACTCTAGATGGGCCTAATACAGGCTTTGTAAAAAGAGCAAGCTTCTCCACCGGTAGTAGAGAGTTTGACCTCCTGAGGcgaatacattcagaccttttcttccaagataaactaATCGTTAATGGCATCGACCTgaagatcaaactcaaccgcaacaaAGATGCCTGCTGCCTCATTGCTGAGGGTGCTGAACAGTATAAACTGCTAATACAGTCTACCAGCCTGTATGTAAAGAGAGTGAATGTGTCACCAACAGTTAGATTGgctcatgctgaagctttacaactgtTGAATACTAAATATGCCATTGAATGGGTCTCTATGAAAGTCTACAGCATACCAGACGGCACCCGATTAACAcaacagcaaaatgtatttctggggAAGCTatcaaaacttgtttttatagtgttTGTTGACAACACAGCTTTCAGCGGGGTACCTACCTCAAACCCTTTTAATTTCAAGCACTACGGTATCAACTACGCTGCTCTAGTCCACGAGGGAGCTGTCATACCTGCAAAACCATACACACCCAATTTTGGATCTGCAAATTTTATGAGAGAATATCTTGGTTTATTATCGATAACTGGGAAACACCTGCCTGATTTAGGGCTCATCGCATCATGCGAAGGATATAGCGCAGGCTACATGCTATTTGCCTTTGATCTATCCCTTGACttggaagatggtgaccactatAGCCTgctcaaaaatggaaatctaaaagctgaaatctGCTTTAGCGCTGCTCTCACTGTGAATGTGAACATGGTGGTATTTGGGGTATTTGATAGTGTTATACAAGTTAATCACGCACAACAGATTCTGTttgattatctttaa